A region of the Corynebacterium falsenii genome:
CTCCGCTTACGTCGGTCTCGCCGGCCTGTTTGGTCTCGTCCCCCTGGTGATCTTCGGACTGTACGGTGGTTCGTTGGCCGACCACATGGATCGACGCCTCCTGCTGCACATCACCACGTTCGGATTGATTGCCACGGCAGCCGGGTTTTGGGCGCAGGCGGCAGCAGGCGTGGATAACGTCTGGGTGATCCTGAGCCTTTTCTCTGTTCAACAGGCCTTCTTTGCCATCAATCAGCCCACGCGCACCGCGATCATCCCCAAGCTGGTGGGGAAGGACAATATCGCGGCGGCCACGTCGCTGAATATGACTGTCATGCAGGCAGGAGCGATCGTTGGGCCTGTTGTGGGCGGAGGCCTCATCCCCGTCCTCGGGTTTTCGTGTCTGTACTTCCTCGATTTCCTTGCGCTGTTCGCCACGCTGTGGGCGGTCCACAAGCTGCCGCACCTGCCGCCCGATCCGGATATTGCGGCGGAGTCTGCCGAAGAGATTGCGCAGGGGACGAAGCACGGGACGAGGCAAGAGGCTAAACAGCGCGCAGGATTTGCCAGCGTGCTCTCCGGGTTTGCTTTCCTCTGGGTCCATCCCATCCTGTTGATGACGTTCGTCATCGACCTCATTGCGATGATCTTCGGTCAGCCCCGCGCGCTCATTCCCCAGATGTCCCACGTGGACTTCGGCGAGCCGGCCGAAGGAGGCATCATGTACGCGCTGTTGTTCGCCGCCCTTCCCTTCGGCGCCGTGATCGGCGGGGTCTTCTCCGGCCGCATCGTGGCGATTGCTCGACGCGGACTCGGTGTGACGATCAGCGTGCTCATCTGGGGAGCATCCATCGTCGTGATGGGTTGGGCGGTGAACCAGGCCCATGGCAGCGTCAATGTCTTCGCATGGGTGGCATTGGCCGCCTTCGCGTTGGGAGGAGCGGCGGACATGTTCAGCGCCGTCCTGCGCTCGACCATGCTCCAAGAGGCCGCGGACGATAACCTTCGCGGCAGGCTCCAAGGGGTGTTCATTGTTGTGGTGGTGGGAGGCCCTAGGATCGCCGACATTATCCACGGCTGGGGTGGCACCCATGCTGGAGCCGGAACGGTCACCTGGATTGGTGGGGTAGGGGTGATCGTGGGAACCCTCATCGCGGTGGCCTGCGTGCCGCAATTCCTCCGCTGGACGCCCCGTGCTGAGATGACCCGCCCCATCGCACAATCGCCCACACAGTCGCCCACTAAAGATTCACCCGAAGGAACGGTCTGATGCTCATCACCTACTTCTCTTCAACCACGGAGAATACGCACCGATTCGTGGCCAAGTTGGGTCTGCCCGCCCGGCGCATACCGCTGCGTCGAACCGAGGGAGACCTTCACGTCGACGAACCGCATGTGCTTATCGTGCCGACCTACGGCGGAGGGGCCGGAATGACAGGCGATTTTAGTCGTCCCGTGCCTAAGCAAGTCATCCGCTTCCTGAACCACAAACCCAACCGAGATTTGTTGCGTGGAGTCATTGCCGCGGGCAACCTCAACTTCGGCCCCGACTTCTGCAAAGCCGGAGACATCATCGCGGCGAAATGCAACGTTCCTTATCTATATAGGTTTGAGCTCATGGGCACGGACGAAGACGTTCTTCGAGTACAGACGGGGCTTGCCGAATTTGAAGCCGCCCTGCGCCGCGAGGGGCACTGGGATGCTGCCAGCACAACCCCCAACCTAACCGCTAGCTAAACCACACAAGTTCGATAGACTTCCAGACAAACAACCATCACAGGGAGAAACACACACATGACCACAGCTGAGGTTGGAAAAACCGTGGCAGAACCCGTCAAGCAAAGCGAACAGCTCGATTACCATGCGCTGAACGCTATGCTGAATCTCTACGACGACGCAGGTCAGATTCAGTTTGATAAGGACCGGGAAGCAGCGAACCAGTACTTCCTGCAGCACGTCAACCAGAACACCGTCTTCTTCCACGACTTGGAAGAGAAGATGGATTACCTGGTCAACAACGACTACTATGATCCGGCCGTGCTCGAGAAGTACGACTTCCCGTTTGTGAAGGCCCTGTTTAAGCGGGCATACGCCAAGAAGTTCCGCTTCCAATCTTTCCTGGGTGCGTACAAGTACTACACGTCCTACACCCTGAAGACCTTTGACGGTCGCCGCTACCTCGAGCGCTTCGAAGATCGCGTGTGCATGGTCTCGCTCGGCCTGGCCGATGGTGACAAGCAGCTTGCTGAGAACCTTGTGGACGAGATCATGGACGGCCGCTTCCAGCCCGCCACCCCGACGTTCCTCAACGTGGGCAAGGCACAGCGCGGCGAGC
Encoded here:
- a CDS encoding MFS transporter, with the protein product MRSLLADITPLRHVDFRRLWTANIVTVIGAQLNIIAVPAQIYVITGSSAYVGLAGLFGLVPLVIFGLYGGSLADHMDRRLLLHITTFGLIATAAGFWAQAAAGVDNVWVILSLFSVQQAFFAINQPTRTAIIPKLVGKDNIAAATSLNMTVMQAGAIVGPVVGGGLIPVLGFSCLYFLDFLALFATLWAVHKLPHLPPDPDIAAESAEEIAQGTKHGTRQEAKQRAGFASVLSGFAFLWVHPILLMTFVIDLIAMIFGQPRALIPQMSHVDFGEPAEGGIMYALLFAALPFGAVIGGVFSGRIVAIARRGLGVTISVLIWGASIVVMGWAVNQAHGSVNVFAWVALAAFALGGAADMFSAVLRSTMLQEAADDNLRGRLQGVFIVVVVGGPRIADIIHGWGGTHAGAGTVTWIGGVGVIVGTLIAVACVPQFLRWTPRAEMTRPIAQSPTQSPTKDSPEGTV
- the nrdI gene encoding class Ib ribonucleoside-diphosphate reductase assembly flavoprotein NrdI, with protein sequence MLITYFSSTTENTHRFVAKLGLPARRIPLRRTEGDLHVDEPHVLIVPTYGGGAGMTGDFSRPVPKQVIRFLNHKPNRDLLRGVIAAGNLNFGPDFCKAGDIIAAKCNVPYLYRFELMGTDEDVLRVQTGLAEFEAALRREGHWDAASTTPNLTAS